A DNA window from Buttiauxella agrestis contains the following coding sequences:
- the ptrR gene encoding putrescine utilization regulator PtrR produces MDLTQLEMFNAVAETGSISAAAAKVHRVPSNLTTRIKQLEADLGVELFIRENQRLRLAPAGHNFLSYSKRILALVDEARMAVSGDEPQGTLPLGSLESTAAVRIPGLLAMFNQRFPKIQLSLATGPSGDQIDGVLDGRLSAAFVDGPILHPSLDGIAVYEEEMVIVAPADHDAITDANQVSGVSIYAFRANCSYRRHFESWFHAHHSVPGKIHEMESYHGMLACVIAGAGIALMPRSMLESMPGSHQVSISPLPADWRYLNTWLIWRRGAKTRQLDAFIGLLEQTS; encoded by the coding sequence ATGGATCTCACGCAGCTTGAAATGTTTAATGCGGTAGCGGAAACCGGCAGCATCAGCGCGGCAGCGGCGAAGGTTCACCGGGTGCCGTCCAATCTCACCACGCGCATTAAACAGCTTGAGGCCGATCTCGGTGTTGAGTTGTTTATTCGCGAAAACCAGCGTTTGCGCCTCGCCCCAGCCGGGCACAATTTTCTCAGCTACAGCAAACGTATTCTGGCTTTGGTTGATGAAGCGCGGATGGCGGTTTCCGGTGACGAGCCACAAGGAACGCTGCCGCTAGGTTCGCTGGAAAGCACCGCAGCGGTGCGGATTCCGGGTTTGCTCGCGATGTTTAATCAGCGTTTCCCGAAAATTCAGCTCTCGCTTGCCACCGGGCCTTCGGGCGACCAGATTGATGGCGTGTTGGATGGGCGGCTATCGGCGGCCTTTGTCGATGGCCCGATATTGCATCCTTCCCTTGACGGTATTGCGGTTTACGAAGAAGAAATGGTGATTGTCGCCCCGGCGGATCATGACGCCATTACGGATGCAAACCAGGTCAGCGGCGTCAGCATTTATGCGTTTCGCGCCAACTGTTCGTACCGCAGGCATTTTGAAAGCTGGTTTCACGCCCACCACTCGGTGCCGGGCAAAATTCATGAGATGGAGTCGTATCACGGAATGCTGGCGTGCGTGATTGCCGGAGCGGGTATTGCGCTAATGCCGCGCAGCATGCTGGAAAGCATGCCCGGCAGCCACCAGGTGTCGATATCGCCGTTGCCTGCTGACTGGCGTTATCTCAACACCTGGCTTATCTGGCGACGAGGGGCAAAAACCCGACAACTTGATGCGTTTATCGGGCTGCTTGAGCAAACGTCTTAG
- a CDS encoding PhzF family phenazine biosynthesis protein codes for MQQIDFYMVDAFTDTTFGGNAAAVCPLTEWLPDETLLSMTRQHNQSETAFFITTDSGFELRWFTTQGEINLCGHATLASAHVIFEYLNYPETTIHFETRFVGPLTVTRNGDWLTLDFPASGSEPVEPPQLLLDSLGISEYQEVRLGRTYTVLLASQAQVEAINPDFDLMRQLDQKVCITAPAQTEGYDFVSRFFSPKAALTEDPVTGSTHTMLIPYWAEKLGKTQMLARQVSERGGDIRCQLVGDRVLMSGQATTYLVGKVLLR; via the coding sequence ATGCAGCAAATTGATTTTTATATGGTTGATGCGTTCACCGATACCACTTTCGGTGGCAACGCCGCGGCGGTATGTCCACTCACCGAATGGCTGCCAGATGAAACGTTACTGTCGATGACACGCCAGCATAACCAGTCGGAAACGGCATTTTTTATTACCACCGACAGCGGTTTTGAATTGCGCTGGTTCACCACGCAAGGGGAGATCAATCTTTGTGGCCACGCGACTCTGGCTTCGGCCCATGTGATTTTCGAGTACCTGAATTACCCGGAAACCACCATTCATTTTGAGACGCGTTTCGTTGGCCCGCTTACGGTTACGCGCAACGGCGACTGGTTGACGCTGGATTTCCCGGCATCGGGCAGTGAACCCGTTGAACCGCCGCAGTTGCTGCTGGACTCGCTCGGTATCAGCGAATACCAGGAAGTGCGGCTGGGGCGCACCTATACCGTGTTGCTCGCGAGCCAGGCGCAGGTTGAGGCGATTAATCCTGATTTTGATCTGATGCGTCAACTGGATCAAAAAGTGTGTATCACCGCGCCCGCGCAAACAGAAGGCTATGATTTTGTCAGCCGTTTCTTTTCTCCGAAGGCGGCGCTGACAGAAGACCCGGTTACCGGGTCGACTCACACCATGTTGATTCCGTACTGGGCAGAAAAGTTGGGTAAAACGCAGATGCTGGCGCGTCAGGTTTCCGAACGCGGCGGGGATATACGTTGCCAACTGGTGGGCGACAGGGTGTTAATGTCCGGCCAGGCGACCACCTATTTAGTCGGCAAAGTATTACTGCGCTAA
- a CDS encoding sugar transporter gives MTTSNVSRKTAWLRVVTLAVAAFIFNTTEFVPVGLLSDIADSFGMQTPQVGIMLTIYAWVVALMSLPFMLLTNKVERKRLLICIFALFIASHVVSFAAWNFTVLVISRIGIAFAHAIFWSITVSLAIRMAPAGKKAQAMSLIATGTALAMVLGLPLGRMVGQYFGWRTTFLGIGAIAALTLFYVIKLLPKLPSEHSGSLKSVPELFKRPALVSLYALVAVVVTAHYTAYSYIEPFVQNVAGLSANMATFLLLVLGGAGIIGSVMFGKLGNRHSSTLVSGSIGLLVLCLALLLPSAQSTVNLTILCLFWGIAIMVITLGMQVKVLALAPDATDVSMALFSGIFNIGIGAGALVGNQVSLHFEMSSIGMVGAVPALVALIGSVLIFRRWPVSLEEQHNH, from the coding sequence ATGACAACAAGCAACGTATCACGCAAAACGGCGTGGCTACGCGTCGTTACGCTGGCGGTCGCCGCCTTTATTTTTAATACCACGGAATTTGTTCCGGTTGGTTTGCTTTCTGACATCGCCGATAGTTTTGGTATGCAAACGCCACAAGTCGGGATCATGCTGACGATTTACGCATGGGTCGTCGCGCTGATGTCGCTGCCGTTTATGCTGCTGACGAATAAGGTCGAGCGTAAGCGGTTGTTGATTTGCATTTTCGCCCTGTTTATTGCCAGCCATGTCGTTTCTTTTGCCGCCTGGAATTTCACCGTCCTGGTGATCAGCCGCATCGGTATCGCCTTTGCCCACGCAATTTTCTGGTCGATTACCGTATCACTGGCCATTCGTATGGCTCCTGCCGGTAAAAAGGCGCAGGCGATGAGCCTGATTGCCACGGGAACCGCGCTGGCGATGGTCTTAGGTTTGCCGCTCGGGCGCATGGTGGGGCAATATTTCGGCTGGCGCACTACCTTCTTAGGCATTGGCGCAATCGCCGCCCTGACACTGTTTTATGTCATTAAGCTGCTGCCAAAATTGCCAAGCGAGCATTCGGGCTCGCTGAAAAGCGTGCCTGAACTGTTCAAACGCCCGGCGCTGGTGAGCTTGTATGCGTTAGTCGCTGTGGTCGTCACCGCGCATTACACCGCCTACAGCTATATTGAACCGTTCGTGCAAAACGTTGCGGGCTTGAGCGCCAATATGGCGACTTTCCTGCTGTTAGTGTTGGGTGGTGCCGGGATTATTGGCAGCGTGATGTTCGGCAAATTGGGCAACCGACATTCATCGACACTGGTCAGCGGCTCCATCGGGCTGTTGGTTTTGTGCCTGGCATTGTTGTTACCGTCTGCGCAAAGTACCGTGAATTTAACCATTCTGTGCCTGTTCTGGGGCATCGCTATTATGGTTATCACACTCGGAATGCAGGTGAAGGTTCTGGCGCTGGCGCCGGATGCAACCGACGTCTCGATGGCCTTATTCTCGGGGATTTTCAATATCGGGATTGGCGCGGGCGCATTAGTCGGAAACCAGGTGAGCCTGCATTTTGAGATGTCCAGCATTGGCATGGTGGGAGCCGTGCCTGCCCTGGTCGCCCTGATTGGGTCAGTATTAATTTTCCGCCGCTGGCCGGTTTCTTTAGAAGAACAGCATAACCATTGA
- a CDS encoding MarC family NAAT transporter, with protein sequence MMDLVKAIGLGLVVLLPLANPLTTVALFLGLAGDMNKKARDRTSLMASINVFIIMMVAYYAGQVVMNTFGISIPGLRIAGGLIVAFIGFRMLFPQQKAHESPEAHSKAEELEQEPDTNIAFVPLAMPSTAGPGTIAMIISSSSTVEHGVNFPGWVVLVAPPIIFALVGLILWGSLRSSGAIMRLVGKSGIEAISRLMGFLLVCMGVQFIINGILEIVTHFPAN encoded by the coding sequence ATGATGGATTTGGTTAAGGCTATTGGGCTGGGGTTAGTGGTATTACTGCCGCTTGCTAACCCGTTGACCACAGTAGCATTGTTCCTCGGGCTTGCCGGAGATATGAACAAGAAGGCGCGCGATCGAACCTCGTTGATGGCATCCATCAATGTCTTCATCATCATGATGGTTGCGTACTACGCCGGGCAAGTTGTGATGAATACATTTGGTATCTCCATTCCTGGTTTGCGTATCGCTGGCGGTTTAATTGTTGCGTTTATTGGTTTCCGCATGCTTTTCCCGCAACAAAAAGCCCATGAGTCTCCAGAGGCTCACAGCAAAGCGGAGGAGCTTGAACAAGAGCCGGATACCAATATCGCCTTTGTCCCACTCGCCATGCCAAGCACGGCCGGGCCGGGTACGATTGCGATGATAATCAGTTCTTCTTCAACCGTGGAACACGGTGTGAACTTCCCGGGCTGGGTTGTGCTGGTGGCTCCGCCAATCATTTTTGCACTGGTTGGCCTGATTCTGTGGGGCAGTTTACGCAGCTCCGGGGCGATAATGCGGCTGGTAGGAAAGAGCGGTATTGAAGCGATTTCTCGTCTGATGGGCTTTTTATTAGTCTGTATGGGCGTGCAGTTTATTATTAACGGCATACTGGAAATAGTGACCCATTTCCCGGCAAATTAA
- the marR gene encoding multiple antibiotic resistance transcriptional regulator MarR: MKDKNDLFNEMIPLGQLIYMVNQYKERLLNEHLSPLDVTSTQFKVLCTIYREECITPMELKKSLSVDLGALTRMLDRLICKGWVARLPNPNDKRGVLIRLTPEGATLCEKCRSLLGKSMHQELIKNLTADEVDTLYQLLTKVLP; the protein is encoded by the coding sequence GTGAAAGATAAAAACGATCTGTTCAACGAAATGATCCCCCTCGGACAACTGATCTACATGGTTAACCAGTACAAGGAGCGCCTGCTCAACGAGCATCTTTCCCCGCTGGATGTCACCTCGACCCAATTTAAAGTGCTCTGCACCATCTATCGCGAAGAATGCATTACCCCGATGGAGTTGAAGAAATCGCTTTCTGTGGACCTCGGTGCGTTAACCCGCATGTTAGACCGCCTGATTTGCAAAGGATGGGTCGCGCGTTTACCGAATCCCAACGACAAACGTGGTGTGCTGATAAGACTGACTCCGGAAGGAGCCACGCTTTGCGAGAAATGCCGCAGCCTTTTGGGGAAAAGCATGCACCAGGAACTGATAAAAAATCTGACCGCTGATGAAGTGGACACGCTTTATCAACTGTTAACAAAGGTATTACCGTAA
- the marA gene encoding MDR efflux pump AcrAB transcriptional activator MarA — MSRRNNDSITIQSILDWIEENLENPLSLEKVSQRSGYSKWHLQRMFKKETGHSLGQYIRNRKLTEIALKLKESNEPILYLAERYGFESQQTLTRTFKNYFSVPPHRFRVACSGGEGKYIHPLNH, encoded by the coding sequence ATGTCCAGACGGAACAATGATTCAATAACAATACAAAGCATATTGGACTGGATTGAAGAGAACCTGGAAAACCCCCTCTCCCTTGAGAAGGTTTCACAGCGTTCTGGTTACTCGAAGTGGCACCTGCAAAGGATGTTTAAAAAAGAGACCGGTCATTCATTAGGCCAATACATCCGTAATCGAAAACTGACGGAAATCGCCCTCAAGCTAAAAGAAAGCAACGAGCCGATTCTGTACTTAGCGGAGCGCTATGGGTTTGAGTCACAACAGACACTGACCCGCACGTTCAAGAATTACTTCTCTGTGCCACCTCACAGATTCCGCGTTGCATGTTCAGGTGGCGAAGGAAAGTATATTCATCCGCTAAATCATTAA
- the marB gene encoding multiple antibiotic resistance regulatory protein MarB — MKRIISAASLLLILASANVMAEQSGNFSTTQANHGSMIIPPSESRAQNSNTIGDKSEFLGTPYYQENAN, encoded by the coding sequence ATGAAACGTATTATCTCCGCTGCGAGCCTGCTTCTGATTCTGGCTTCCGCAAACGTTATGGCGGAGCAATCAGGTAATTTCAGCACCACCCAGGCTAATCACGGCAGCATGATCATTCCCCCGTCTGAAAGCCGCGCACAGAACAGCAACACGATTGGCGATAAGTCAGAATTCCTGGGTACACCGTACTACCAGGAAAATGCTAACTAA
- the eamA gene encoding O-acetylserine/cysteine exporter: MTRKDGLLAMLVVVVWGLNFVVIKMGLHNMPPLLLAGLRFLLVAFPALLFVARPKIPFRLLAAYALTISFGQFAFLFSAIKFGMPAGLASLVLQAQAFFTIILGACVFGERLQGKQLAGISLAVIGVLVLIEGSLGGQHVALLGFMLTLAAAFSWACGNIFNKKIMQLEKRPPIMSLVVWSALIPVIPFFVASLLLDGAALMWQSLIAIDMTTVLSLMYLAFVATIVGYGIWGSLLGRYETWRVAPLSLLVPVVGMASAAWLLDETLSATQLAGAALIMGGLYINVFGLRIRRAVVS; this comes from the coding sequence TGACGCGCAAAGATGGGCTGCTGGCGATGCTGGTGGTTGTGGTGTGGGGGCTGAATTTCGTAGTGATTAAAATGGGGCTGCACAATATGCCTCCGCTGTTACTGGCCGGTTTGCGTTTTCTGCTGGTGGCCTTCCCCGCGCTGTTGTTTGTCGCTCGCCCTAAAATTCCTTTTCGCCTGCTGGCCGCGTACGCACTGACTATCAGCTTCGGCCAGTTTGCGTTTCTCTTTAGTGCGATAAAGTTCGGTATGCCTGCCGGGCTTGCGTCACTGGTGCTTCAGGCGCAGGCATTCTTTACGATTATTCTCGGTGCGTGTGTGTTCGGGGAACGCCTGCAAGGCAAGCAACTGGCGGGAATTTCGCTCGCGGTTATCGGCGTGCTGGTTTTGATTGAAGGTAGCCTTGGCGGCCAGCACGTTGCCTTGCTCGGGTTTATGCTGACGCTGGCAGCCGCCTTTAGCTGGGCCTGCGGCAACATATTCAATAAGAAGATTATGCAGCTCGAGAAGCGTCCACCGATTATGTCTTTGGTGGTGTGGAGCGCGCTAATTCCGGTCATCCCGTTTTTTGTCGCCAGTTTGCTGCTCGACGGCGCGGCGCTGATGTGGCAAAGCCTGATTGCGATTGATATGACGACGGTGTTATCGCTGATGTATCTGGCGTTTGTGGCAACGATTGTGGGTTACGGTATTTGGGGTAGCCTGCTTGGGCGCTACGAAACCTGGCGTGTGGCTCCGCTGTCACTGCTTGTTCCGGTGGTGGGAATGGCCAGTGCGGCATGGTTGCTGGATGAAACGCTGTCTGCGACACAACTTGCGGGTGCGGCGTTAATTATGGGTGGGTTGTATATCAACGTATTTGGTTTGCGGATCCGGCGGGCGGTGGTGAGTTAA